The genomic interval GAATTTAGCAGATAGAGCTCTCAACTGCCAGGTGCCATGATTTCTCTGCTATTAAAACTACCTCAGTGGGAGAATGGTGAGCAATATCTCTGCCGCATTCATTCGTTCAGCCAGCCTGTTTACTCAATTCCTTGCAAATTTTGTCATTCTTAGCAAAGAGCTGCCCTCAAAAGCTTACTCTACTCTGATCTCTTGAAGTTCTCTGCAATATCCAATGACTGGACTTTCTTGAAGTTCTTCCTTCCCATCCCTCTCCACTTCCACTTCTTCTTAATAATAGTATTTTCTGGACTAACTCCCCACACTTTCCTGCCTTTTCTTAAATTTTCCTTAAATGTGACTGTTTCCCTAAGGCCTACCATCCAAATCTTTTGTTTCCTCCCTGTTATTCTCTTCTTTTAGCAAAGCTAtcaacttctttttctctttctacgaTCTCTCATCGTTTGTCTTAGTTTCTCTCCAATTTCCCTACTCTACATTCCCCAGTGTGTGCTAGATTTTTCTACCTGGACATTTTGTCAAAGGCTCATATGTCGTAAGCCAGATTGTGGTCAGTGTCCTGgatcttttccctttctctaacTTGGGCTGTTAAAATCCCCTACATGatgttttcagaattttattGTTTCTGACTTGTTCTCCCCATCCTCACCTCTCAGACAACCAATATATCATGTGTTTTAATTGTAGCCATTTCTGTCCCTAGACCCTCCTGCATCATTCCTAGACCAACTGCACTGATCTTATTCTACATTCCATCCTCTCTAGGTCCAGATCACAGCAACAGGCTCTACTCCCTTCTCATTCTACTTCAGACCTTCAGAGTGTGCTAACCTGAGATGTCAAAGCAGAACTTCAAGAAAAGATTTGGAAAAGTACAGAGACATCCAGGCCAATTAGGACTTGGTGCTCAGAGGAAGAATTTTGGCTTTTTAGTCTCTACCATTTTCCAGATGCCTTATCATATATATCATCCAACAAAATGAGCCACCAGGCCAATGGAACACCTGGATACACAAATGTGATCTCACTTACTCTTATTCTAATCTCATAATCAAAAAAATGATATATATTCTTCTTttagtaattaaaatattaaaatgaagagACTGGGCATTTACGAAATTACTTTATCCTAGGACTTAAGAGATGAATCAGCAGCCAAGAATgtacactgctcttgcagaggaaccaagTTCAGATCCCGGCTTCTATTTCATGTAACTAacgactgcctgtaactctagttccagggaatccagcagCTTCCTGTCCTTAACTTATTTTTggatgtgcatgcacacacacacacacacacacacacacacacacacacacacttaaaaccaaagtaagtctttaaaataatttactcaAAGTTTAACACTGTAGAATGAAGATTCAAGCCAGGTACTTCCTAGGACGCCCTCTCATCAGCATTAATGTCAAAGAAATCAAAAGTCACTGTTACTATCACCATTTTACAAACCAAGCAAAGAATTAGCCTTTCATGATCAGAGCCACAGTTGGCTAAAGCCCATGTTTTTCTTCTACTTTACACAGCTTCGTATTTATGTCTATACCCAAAAACCACCCTCAGTCCCCCACGAGATTCTGTTACATTTATAAATGATCAAGAGGAACTAATAAGAGAAGGACTGGGCATCAAACAGGCCAAGATACATTaacatttatgtgtatggctcagtgttttttaagtatttatggaATATTAGCTAAAACTCTGGGCATCCTCTAAGAAGACAGAGGTATTCACAGGCTATACTTGATACCCCAGTATTAGGCTAAAAGGAGGGAAGGACCTTCAAGAGAGGCATGGATTGGACCATCCTTCATGCAAGAGGTTTATCAACAACCTGGCAATATAGGGCAGAGCCTCAAGGAAAACTTCAGGCAGCCAGGAAAGCAAGGCATGTTCTTTTAAGGTCCCTTGTGAGAGAGTAGGGAAGAGATGTCCACGAGGAAGTGGGTACCAGGTCAGCTGTCATAATCAGATCAGGTTAATAGACACTATATCCTACAGTTTGGGCTGAAGCAGGTGGTTTAGAAAGTCTCATGGTCATTTCACCATAAGAAGTACCTTAGAACTTCTTCAGAACCACAGGCCTATTTAATATGTAACCTCATCAGGCAGGGTGTTCTTGTCCTAAGGGAACCTGGCCTAGTAAACCTGGAAGGTATCTTTCCAGGAGGTCCCATGCTTATGTAATATGATACTTATCGGgtgcaaaaatttaaaaaaaaaaatcacaaagctaGGTGATATTGGcttctgcctttaatcccagcactcggaggtggaggcaggcagatctctgagcgtGAGGCCAGCTTGATCCACAGAACAAGCTTCAGgatagcctgggatacacagagaaacactgtctcaaaaaagaaagaaagaatagaaagagaggaaggagagcgaggagaggaaggagagagaggaggaggagagagagaaaaaaagacagacacagagggagagggaaagggagagagagagagagagaaagggagagagagagaaagagagagagagaaagggagagagagagagaaagagagagagagagagacagacagagagacagagagagagacagagagagagagatcattggCCTGGAAACATGAGATATATGAGAAAAATGGGAAAGTCTTAATAAATTCAGTTCAGAGAGACAAAGTCATAACCCATAAAGAAAGAAGGGTGAAGTGCCACCAATGCATGGGAAACTAAAGTTAGTGTTGTCAGTTATAAAAGATGTGCTTTATTATTGGAGCATAGGGCAAATACATTCAAGGACATTCACATTATAACAGAGCAGTTTCAAGgagaaaatgcaaatagaaacCATTTGTTATTCATGAAGACAAATTCAGTGTTACAGCCCTGGCCAATGTCCTCTTATACTGTAATTATATAGCCTTGATAAAATACTCGCTATTTCCCCTACCTGGTACCTGGTAACTATGCCAAcagactctcctctctcctcattgAAATTCAGACTATCATTGAGTATCAATGCACAACTCTGAGGAAAGATTTGGGAAGCATAATAACATCTAGGCCTGTCATGATTCAGTTCTCAATGAAAGCAAATCGTCCTATACAATACCTGGCCTGTGCACTATCACAAACTCAATATTCCCTTTCCTTTGGCTAATTTCTTCATCTACTTTAGGTCTTAACTAAGAGGTTATTTCCCAAGAAACCTACTAGGATGTCTTCTAAAACTGTACTTACTGACTTGTCATCTTTAGTACCAGGAATACTAGAGCAGTGGGGGACACGATGTACATTAAGTATCTATTGACCTATCTGTTTTATCCTTTAAACTCCAAGttcattgatttaaaaacaaaaacaaaaacaaaaaacagctatGTGGCCTCACCGTGTTTTATCCCAGAGATTTAATCATCCATAAGTACACAGGTGCTCAACACAAACTTACTCAAGAAATACAGTTTCCAGTGGAGGTGTCAATTCCTTTTGAGGACCATAATTCTGATGGCTTTTCTAAGATATATCTCCGAGGGTAAAACTCACTGTTGTTATTGCAAAGAGAAAAAGGGTTGGGAGTGTAGATGTGGTGAGCTTCGCATGTGTCTGTAAATGAGGTGTGAAAATGCTGTAATATTGTCAAGAACTGATGCATGATTTTCCATGCCCTCCTCTCCCTGTCACAGGTTctcttccttcaatgatggaagTATCATTTTTTCAAAAAGAAGCTGTGCAGATGTGTCGTGCATATATCATGGATCAAGAAGTGAATGTCTAAAGATGCAAAATACTTggttgatatatttttaaaaagttgcacCTTCCATCTCTTTGTCCTCCATATCAGGACTTGCCTTCTCTTCTCAAAGTGGAAAACAACATTCTCTTCCCAAGGCTCCCTTGCAGCTATGGACGATCACATGGCACAGTTCTAGAGAATGGAAATATCAGGGATATTCTTCTCATGTGCTTACTAGTTTCCACCTTCCAAAAAAATCCTAAACATaatcttcttcccctcctttacTTCTGCATGCAATCGTACAGAGAAATCTTTTGACTGAGAGGATAAGCCAGAGACTCAATACCAATATGCTAAGAAACGTATCAGTGATGCCAGTGGGTAGCTAGAACATACATGAAACAGATGCCTCGAGAGTTGCTGCTCTGAGAGATTGTTTACAGTCTGAACTACTGTTGATGAGAAATATCTTGCTGCTTACAACTATATTAACTCTTTGTATGGTGAATTATATGTTTCCTTCTCTGGGATTTTATCAGTTAGAGATCCCAAAAGCCAGTTTAAACCAGCAAGAGTTAATGCTTTGGAACCATGGGCATTGCTTTGAAACACTAAAGTTATGAAGAAATCATCTAATGAtggtaaattttatttaagaataaaatctGCATTTTAATACCAGGGAAAGGCAGTGTGCTTGCTTATGCTGGATGAGAAACATAAAATGGCAAATTGGAAAAGGTTGTCCATCAGTAAATTTATTCTTGGTCTTGCTATTCAAAAACAGCTCATAACTTTATAACTAGCTACCTGCCAAGGGAACTTCTCAACTGCCCAAGAAGCCCACGAAGTGCCTGCTGTACACACTTTACCAACATCAGACTGTCAGAGGTTGGAAGGGGATTAAGAGTAGCTGCATTTAGATTAAGTGGCTGTCTATCTGCAAAGGTTATTTCTACTACCCTCCCCCACCTCAAATAACATGGAACCACGgccctcttccatctcttcttcaGAGAGGCTGCATTACCTCTCATTACAGAGCACTTTCCCCAAACATTTTTGTCCAAGTATaattcttaatttattattaaatataatcttGGATGCTGACAGTTTTTACAGAAtgttcatccaaaaaaaaaaaagcaaaacaaaacacagacctGGAAAAGAAATCACTCTAGGCTTTCTGACAGAATTACAGAAGCCTTGAAATCAGCAGGCAAGGCACAGCACAGTAAAGCAAGCACGGACAAACCCTTCTCAGAAAGAGTGTTCTCACCAACCCAACCAAACACTTTCCACACTCAGTGCCCTTCTCCAGAGGTTCCTCCATGTATTTTGGCTCTATAGAACTATTTCCAGACAGAGACATAAACAAGATCTGTGACTTTAGATGAGCTGACCAGATTGGTTATCTAGTGGGGTTCCTTTGTGCACAGGTAAATCACTATGGTTGGATAATGCAGGGacctggttggtttttttttacagattGCATACACTAGAAGCACACAGGCTGGAAGAGACTAAGTCTACTGGGAAATGATATTTCTGTGATTTAATTCCATGCAGAGCTGGGCACACAGGTTACTAGTGATGTAATGGCCACTGTGGCATAGTTaccagtgagaaaagagaaactcCTACTCAGACTTGAGAAAAGCTTCACTGGGGAGAATGGTGGTGGGAAATGAATCTTTGTATAATCCTTGTATTGTTCTGGttcataagaaataaattttaaacaataccatgtgtgtgcgcacatgtatatgtgtgtatacatatatacatatacatatgtacatatttgaaATCGACTATTTTGAACCTTCATACTTAATAGGGTGTTTCCATCAGAAGACATGTTTACAATCCTTGAAAATCCTGATCAGTTTATTCTTCAGCAGTTAATATCCATAGAATTACCAAATAGGAAATAGAGTCACCAAAACATGTTTCAGGCACCTTTTGATACAGTCTACAATGTTTAAGTAGGTAAACCATGGGGAAATAAATGAAGGTTTACTTTACCgctattgttttttaaataaatatagttttgaaaaaaaagatcACTTTTCTCCTAAAATGTTTACTCTTTTCCCCTGCCTACAAAAATATGATTGGGATCAAAAATTGGCCTTAGCAGTTAACTTAAGTAATTTTAAATGCAGCTAGTACTTTCAGACATTTCATATTACATTGTCCCATCTCATTCATTAGACTGTCCCAATCATAATTTCTAAAACATTACTTTcagattaatatttaaaaattacttgggGCCTCTTTCCTCCCAAATCAGAATACCCAGCCTGGAAAGCACGAAACGGAGACATGAACATTTGTGATTTTCAAATATCTCTCCGGAATTTATATTTCTAGTTGAATATTTTATCCTTCAAAGGAATCGTCTACCCAGTCATCTCAATAAGGTGTCTGTAATTGCGAAGACCCAGGAATGAGTACAACAATGGATACGTGGGTTTAAATAATGATCAATGATTCAAGGACACCATGAGGGAGCGAGCAGCTGGCAAAAGAACAGATAGATACATTTTAAACTTCCCCTTTGATGGCTACGTTTCCAGCCTTaacacttttgttttaaaatctacaTTCAAGGCAAAGCTTTGTAGTGTGAGGTACATttgacaaaaacatttaaaaatcctttAGAGTAAATGTTTGGAAGAAGAGGCGTGACTTAGCAAGATAAGGACACTTTGAGGAATACAAGGCATAAATCAAAGCACTGCAAGTGACATTCGCATAGTTGGACTCTGGAGGCAATTCCAGAAATGATCTGAGCATGAACAATAACCCTGAGCCAGGCAGATCCATTCTACAGTGACTGATCAGAAGGACTATGCTTGTTtgaatgcaaaaacaaaacaaaacaaaacaaaaacctggcaTGCTAATTTTTCTGGGGATATTTTAGCTGGGCTCAAATATTTGTAGTAAGGTTACATGGTATTTTGTAAATGTAACTagggaaatatatataataaCCTTATTCTAACCTAAAGAGAATTAAACCTCCATTTTCCTCTCTGTAAAATCAAGTATTATTCTAGAGGACTTCTGGAAAGTTCTCTAGTGTTCTCATTTAATAAGTCTATAAATAAATAGGATAAATATCATTCACATATCTTCACATACTGTCAGTATATTTCAAGGAATTCGTATTAGAGGGAATTATCTCTTACACAACCACAGAGCTTCAAGGAAAATCATGCTTTAGGATAAAGATCACAAAGTATATGGTTGCCAGGGGCCTTTCTCTCATATTCTCTTACtcactaatctctctctctctctctctctctctctctctctctctctctctctctcagcatgcatgcacataatcatacaacaacacaaacacatacctcCATCCCATTAGCTATAAACAATCTGTCCCCCAAACAGAGACAATTACAAAAATTACACTGGTAGTTCACATTTGTGTGACATCGCTCTATAATGTGCACAGAGAAAAGCTGTTCTTCAATATCTGTCAACTTTTCACTAAGTAGTGACGACTTCAAAAGGAGAAGAAATGCCTTCAAATGCTAGTATAACAGCAGGCTTCAGAAGTTCCTGTTTCCGATTGTGTCCAAAATATCTTATTCTGTAGATTCCAGGGAGGGCAGTATCTGGAATATGCCAATATATTGTTGCATTGCTCAGACCCAGGATTCCCTTGTTCCAATAAAACCTGttaatagaaaaacaataaaaacactgcACTTTAAAATGTGTGATTTTTCATCCTGCATGCAAGCCCAGGCCTCCTTCCTACTAGATGACTTCAACCTGCCCATGCAACTCCTTCGCCCAGTAGATCTTTCAACCAGTTTACAAAAAGGCTGGCTAGTCTTTCCAGGAATCCCTGTGACCATGTCAAAACCAAGTTCATGGGAGCTGGATGGGGCTGTTGCTCAGAGATACAGTACCTTCTTCCTATGTACCAGACTCTAGAGTCTACCCATAACACCACTAAAATAAAAGCCAAAGGATGGCAGCTAATACCTCATTAGTACTTAATCCTAAAGAAACCTGCACTTCGCTGCTTCCAATCAAGACAGTCAAAATGGAGCCTAATTAATCAGTCAAATGTGGCCAGAAGGAGCCTTGGGAATTTGGTATGATTAATATTGTGTATTGAGGAGTCTTTCAGTTTGCCCTTCCTACATTGTGAAGCAACTGTTTTCAAAGCTTCTGAAACAAACGATCAATAGACATGTTTACCTCGTCTCCCAGGAGGCATCATTATACAATATCTGCCAGTCGGCTACAGACTCTTCATATTTCTCCACAGTGAGGAAGGTCTGATGGGTCTGAAATACAATTAACACCGTTTATCAAGTCCAAGCAGttagagagagatcctgtctgcATTGTTTCTCCTCACTACACAGCAACCCACCCATGCCTCTGCTGTGCGCACACACTAGAATTGTACCCAAATAACTAGGTAACCCCTTCATGCAGTGTCTTCAGAATCATAGTTTACACCCTCCAAAGTAAAATGGAAGTTTAGaagatttaaaaagacataattaTGGTGCTCACAGCAAATTAGAGCTAAGAAAAAATTTAACatgaaatgagattttaaaaagacttaagaTCAAgagtgatttgttttctttttcatgaactctaattttatttatttttatttttattaattattttattcatttacatttcaaatgataccctcttcccagttacccctccacaaaccctcatcccattcccctttctcttctttcctttgcctctatgagggtgctcctccatccactcacccactcctgcctcacagctctagcatccccctatgctaagcatccagcctccacaggatgaagggcctcccctcccatggaTGTCagagaaggccatcctctgctacatacatatctggagccatggctccctccatgtatattctttggttggtgggagctctggggggggtggttctggttggttgatattgttcttcctatggggtcgcaaTTCCCTTAAAGATTTTTTCTAATCAACGAGGAAATGGAACTTCAACTCTCTCTGCCTTCGGGTAACTGAATTATTAGTTGCCATGTCTTCCTACAACAAACAGTTGAAAATATGCACAAATTGCCCCTGTCCTGGAGTTCTAACGACATCTACCAATAATAGATGCCTAGAAACTATAACATAAGTAGAGTGTGTTTCTATACTGAAAGATAACTAATAAAGCAATTTGTTTCAGACCAGGAGTCCAGTTTCAAATAAAGATTTGAATAATATGACAAGctaataaacagaaatagtcacAAGTATTCAATACTATCAAGACTTTTATACTGCCTCCCTTAAAGATAGGCCTTGAGGGGCAGTGAAGATGGGACAGAGCTATGGGACcacaaggaccagagttcagatgcccagaactcatacacacatggcagaggtgcctataatcccagggcTAGGAGGGTGGAGACAGATGGACCCCTGAACTCATCAGCTAGCCACCTTAAGGCCCCAAGTTtagtgagaggctctgtctcaaaaataagtaaataaaatagagaacAAATGAGGGAGAGAGCCAATGTTAGTCTTTGGCCTCCATGTGCATGTAACCagagcacacatgtatgcacacatctacatgaacacacacacacacacacacacacacacacacacacacacaaagagaagttGTGTCCAAGTTACTCTTCACAACCCGTTATATCTGCCATTTACAGGTCTTCAAATAACTTGGATAAATGGactacttatttatattttggacATGTCATTGTTTAAAACAATTCTCCAATTACTCAATTGATGCatgatattttaataaagaagGACTCATAATCATGATGGCTAATCAAGAGATCTGCTTCTGCACATCAGGGTATAATGGCACTGGGGGTTAGGGCTCAGATGGAGGTGTAGTCATGATGGTCCCTAATAACTAGGTCTAGAATACAGTTTGAAAAACATATCTAGGCCTCCAAACTATCAGGGACAAAGCTTCTGATTACCTCTTCCCTATCTCCCGATCATAATCTCTTACAGGTACAATTTACTACAAATTGAATGTTCTGCCACTGAGTTTACTTGTGCACAAAGCAAGGACAGTAAGATAAGCTACTGGTTAGCAGTGAGGATTCAATTAGATGCATGTAACACTATATGCAAAGCATCTAGCCTAATGCTTGTAGACAACAGTTGCTCAGCCATTAGAGATAATGATAACTGATGTTTGTAGATGATCAAAGGGCACTAGACATTGTTTTGCACCATTTCAGAGTATTTTGAGAAATGAAATCTATTCTCATTATGATGCTGTTATCATCCTGCTCTTACAACAACAGTGATGAAAGGACCCTGTGGTTGTTAGGCTTGATACAGCACTCCGATCTCTTCAGAAAGCAGTGTTACAAGCGTGCAGATGTTCTGGTGGGGCTTGGCCACAGGTGTACACCAACTGTCCAAAGATCAGAACATTTCTCCCAAACCTTATATGTGATGATACTATATTGCCACAAGTCTACCACGGAAGTGATGACATTTGAATAGACAGAAGTGACAAAGCTCATTTGGGATGGAAGTGCTTTGGATTATAAGTGATTATGGCCCCTAAGAAGAATGGCTCACAATATAATAACTTCATCCTCAGTCAGGGGAGGGAAGTGAGTTAAAAACCACTTCCATATGCCCACTTTCCTCTacaatttttcttcaaattttgtaGGGAGTTTGTGGTGGTGGGTggttatcttgttttattttgtttagtccTTCAAGATATATGTTTACTTTATGTTATTTAGCATGTAATGTGTGAGGTGTATGCATGCCACAGAACTTGTGTCAAGGTCAGAGGACTGCTTGTGAAAGTccagcctctccttcctctgtgtggATTTCTGGGACTGAACTCAACTTCCTCGGGATTGGTAAGAAACATCGTTACAAACGGAGTCACTTCAGCATCTAATTTCCTTAGTGTTTAAGTCAAAGCTGATACACAGCAATGGCAGTCATCCAACCACTGGTATctcacctctgcttcccaagttctgggataaCAAATCTGTGCCACTGCACTGTTTGCTCAGATTTTTATAGACAGAACCTGTCCTACTATTTATTGCTTGTTTAGACATAAGACAATTCTAAGGAAATTACAAAAGATTGAAGTTATCTCATTTCTAGATACTATGTGGGGGGGGctttatcatatatatcataagAGCAAAAAATAAGAcatgatttttaataaattattaacaataataacTCTTAAAAATAGATTTGTGGGAAGAGAGGCGCTTAAAtgttctattttataaatatgctaTTTGTTTTTACATTGGGCATATTTTTCAAGATTAATAAATGAACCTTTTATTGTGCCAACAATAAAGAACAGGAAAATGGACAATGTAAAATAAGAAACAGCACATGGTATAAAACCTCAGGGCAGGTACCAATGTGTGATCACCCTGAAACAAAAGTCGTGTCCAGAGAAGCAATGCTGGAGGGGTCAGAAAGGTCCCCAAAAGGCAGGAAAATCATGTCCTTTTTTGGCCCTTTCAATAAGTTAACAAACTTAGTAAATTCtcaatttaaatatgtaaatgagaATGTCTCTGAATCCATATGTCCTGGGAAAGCAGTGTGCTTCTGGAGGAGCTGTTCTACACATGGCACCGTAAGAAGTTGATTAAATCTTCACGGGTTCTGTGTTCCACATCCAATCCCACATTAGCTGTACCCACTGAACATTTTCCCACCTTCACAAACAAAGTAGGAAAAACCCTGGTACATTTTTGGATATGCGAGATTCTCCTGTAAAGTGAAGGGATACTTGGTATAAATTTGCAAGACAGTGATGCTCACCTGGTTTTCTGCTGAATT from Arvicanthis niloticus isolate mArvNil1 chromosome 1, mArvNil1.pat.X, whole genome shotgun sequence carries:
- the Asah2 gene encoding neutral ceramidase isoform X2, coding for MRQHLQSMDHTPCLHTSSSTVPLLRQLLRIADRTPVGKHFGDVLQPAKPEYRMGEVVEVIFVGANPKNSAENQTHQTFLTVEKYEESVADWQILYNDASWETRFYWNKGILGLSNATIYWHIPDTALPGIYRIRYFGHNRKQELLKPAVILAFEGISSPFEVVTT